One Streptomyces dangxiongensis genomic window, CTGGTGGGCGTTGACGAGGATGTTGATGCCGCTGGAGTCCATGAAGGTGACCCGGAGCATATCGATCACGATGCGGGGCCGGGCGGTGCCGGTGACCTCCAGGGCGTGCCGGAGCTGGTCGCCGGTGTGGTGGTCGATCTCCCCGGCCAGGGTCAGCACGCGGATGCCGTCCGTGGCGGTGGTCACGACCGACAGCCCGCCGGCCTGTTCGGCTTGCCCGGTGTCCGTCATTCGTCCTTCAGTCATTCGGTGATACTTGCACACCTAGACCTTTGGCCCGAAGTGCTGCCCTGCACGTCCGGGCGATGCTGCTGTGCCGGTGTGGAAGCCGGTGCAGGAGAGCGGAGCGTGTACCGCGCGGGCGTGGGTACACGCGAGGGTGTGAACGGGGTAGCGAAAGCGGGCCGTGATGGAACCAGCCCTGGTGAGTGAGGACGGCACCGCACCGGAGACTCCAACCCTCCATACCACGGTGGCCCTGGAAGGCGACGGCGCGGACATCGCCCAGGCCCGCCACCTGGCAGCGCAGTTCCTCACCCGGGCACGGGCCGAGCACAGTCTGCCCGTCTCGCAGCGCGCCGTAGACCTGACCCAGTTGGTGGTCAGCGAGTTGGTGACCAATGCCCGCAAGTACGCCCCCGGCCCGGTGCTGATGGATCTGCGTATCGTCGGAGACGTGGTCGAAGTGGTGGTGTGGGACTCCGGGCCGGTGATGCCGGTGGCCCGGGCCGCGGATGCCGGACGTGTGGGGCAGCACGGGCTGGAGATCGTGCTGGCAGTTGCTCAGGGCTTCGAGGTCCAGCGGGAGCCGGTCGGCAAACGCATCACCGCTCGCATCGCCTTGCTGGACGACCCCGGCGCTGCCCTCGCCGGGCGGAGCCCTCTCTAAGAGCGTCCGCCAGTAGGCCACGGACACGGCGGGTTGGGGTCATTGGGGCTGGCCGACGATGCCGTGCTCGGCGAGATCGGCGTGGGCGCGTCGTGCGGCACAGCCTCGCGAACCAGCGCGTACGAGTGAGCGTGGGTGCGGCGCGCCGGTTTCGCAAGGGTCTACTGGCGCTTTTTCAACTGCAGCTGGTGCAGGGGGAGACGCGTGATCGTTCACCGAAACCACTGTCGGGGCGCTGGTCGGCCGCCCGTCATGCCGGGTTCCGTCATGGGCTGCGGGATCCGGTCCGGCGAGGTGTGGTCCGCCTCCTGCCCGCTGCGGGTGGCCGTCCGCAGTGCCGTTCGCCGCGTTCCGGTCCGGAGCCTGCGTCGCGGTCGGCTTCGCCCCGGCCGCCGTCCCGTCCCTGTGCCGGGCGCTCCCGGCGCCGCCTGACGCTGTCGCGGGCCGACGGCCGGGCGGAGGCCCTGCCGCGTGTCGCCCCGCCGCGCCAGGCGTGCCGCCCCGCCGCCCGGCCGCCGTACCGGGGTGCGCCCGGCACGCACCCCGACCGGTCCCGCTCGCCGGGCCCCGCGCTCCGCTCAGCGCGCCGATAGTCCGCTCGGCCTGAGCCGGCCAGCCCACGGCACTCGGTAGTTGCGGTGACGGCTCACTTGCCGGGCAGCCGAGGTGACTGGGGACGGTGTGTCGAAGAGCCTTGATCTCGTGTGCTGCTGACAGAGGTAGGAGACCGGAAGATGGAGGCGGTCCGTGCCATTCGGACGATCACCGGCCTCAGTCTCTGGGACAGCGGCCTCTTGCTCGACAGCGCGCCAACCTCAGCCCCAGAACGGTAGGGCGGCGAAGGAGCCGCCCACGGGGCCCCGGACAGCCTGGTCGACCAGTTCCTTGACCCCGTCGGCGGGCACCGGCTCGCCCGGGGCTTCCTGGAACCAGCGCTGTGCCTCCTCCTTGGTGATCCCCTCGGGGCGGTCTCCGAGGTAGGGCCAGACGTAGACGGGGGGTGCCGGGCTCGCAGCGCCAGGAGTCGGCAAGTGTGCCGATGTCGACGGCGTCGTAGCCCAGGACGTCCAGAAGCCGGACGATCTCGGCCTTGGCGGCCGGGTCGTCCCCGGCGACGGGCAGGGCGCTGCGGTCCGGGGCGCCGGCGGGACGAGCCCGGCTCTGAACAGCCGGCGGTGGTCCATGTTGTGGAGCGTCTTGACGACACGGGAGTTCGCCAGGTGCCGCTGGAGCAGCTCGCTGGAGGTCACTTCCGCGCTGTCCAGTTCTGCGATGCGGCCATCGCGCTCCGGGTAGTAGTTCATCGTGTCGATCACGGTCTTCCCGGCCAGCGCGTCGGCGGGGAGCTTGTCGTAGGCGCTCATGGGGACGGTTGCCACCACCACGTCGCCTGCCTTCGCCGCCTCCTCCGTGGTGACCGCGTGGGCCCGGTCACCGAGTTGGGCGACCAGGTCGGCGAGGGTCTCGGGGCCGCGCGAGTTGCTCATGACGACATCGAGGCCGGCTGCGACGGCGAGGCGGGCGAGCGAGCTGCCGATCATGCCGCTTCCGATGAAACCGATGGTCTTTGTCATGGTGTCGAACCTCCAGGATCAACGCGCCCGGACGGCGCGTGGGTTAGGGCGGTGGATGGATTGATCTGTGTCACGGTGCGTCCGCTGCTACGAGTGGGCCGCGGCGGCCGACCGCCCACACGGTCAGGGCGAGGCATGCCAGGGCGGCACCGGTGAGCGTCACGGCTGTCCAGCCTCCGGCCTGCCACAGCAGGGAAGCGGCGGCCGATCCGATGGCGCCGCCGATGAAGTTGCTGGTCACCAGGGCGGTGTTGATCCTGTTTCGGGCCTGCCGCGACACGGCGAACAGCCGTGTCTGGTTGAGGATGGTCAGACCCATGACGGCGATGTCCAGCAGCACGATGGCCACCACGAGCACGAGGACGGAGTGGCCTGCGAGCGCGGCGGTACCGAACGCGACCAGGGCCAGGGCCCAGCCTGCTCCGGTGGCGGGCAGCGACCAGCCGCGATCCTGGAGCCGGCCCGCTCCCTGTGCGGCCATGGCGCCGGCCAGCCCGGCCAGCCCGAACAGGCCGATGATCGAGACCGGGTAGGAGAACGGCGGTGCGCTCAGCAGGAATGTCAGCGCCGTCCAGAACATCGTGAAGACGCCGAATCCGATGGCGCCCAGGACCAGGGTCCAGCGCACCATCCGCTCCTGCCGGACCACCCGGCCGACGGACGCGATCAGCGCCGGGTACGGCATGCGCAGCTTGGGCTCCATCGACGGGATCGCGCGGTGCAGCAGGAGGGCGAAGACCACCGCCGTAGCTGCCGCGACCACGAACACGGCGCGCCATCCAGCGATACTCGCGACCAGGCCGCTCACCGTGCGCGAGATGAGGATGCCGATCAGGATTCCGGAGGCGACCGTACCGACCACTCGGCCGCGTTCGCCGTCGGTGGCGAGGTCCCCTGCCAGTGGGGCGAGGATCTGGCCGGACACCGTGCCTACTCCCAGCGCGGCGATGGCCACGAGGAGTACGCCGATCGACGGCGCCAACGCGCATCCCACCAGTGCCACGGCCCCGATCAGCATCATCAGCGGGATGAGCCGGCGCCGGTCCATC contains:
- a CDS encoding NADPH-dependent F420 reductase — its product is MTKTIGFIGSGMIGSSLARLAVAAGLDVVMSNSRGPETLADLVAQLGDRAHAVTTEEAAKAGDVVVATVPMSAYDKLPADALAGKTVIDTMNYYPERDGRIAELDSAEVTSSELLQRHLANSRVVKTLHNMDHRRLFRAGLVPPAPRTAAPCPSPGTTRPPRPRSSGFWTSWATTPSTSAHLPTPGAASPAPPVYVWPYLGDRPEGITKEEAQRWFQEAPGEPVPADGVKELVDQAVRGPVGGSFAALPFWG
- a CDS encoding STAS domain-containing protein, producing MTEGRMTDTGQAEQAGGLSVVTTATDGIRVLTLAGEIDHHTGDQLRHALEVTGTARPRIVIDMLRVTFMDSSGINILVNAHQTVTEADGWLRLAAPTDSVLRVLQLVGIDDVIQCRPTLREALAL
- a CDS encoding MFS transporter, which encodes MSTPENTVPPATARPGEAGPRQRQQGISRGLTLLFAIAGGAAVANLYWAQPLLDFIARDLHASASLAGWLVTATQIGYAVGILLIVPLGDVMDRRRLIPLMMLIGAVALVGCALAPSIGVLLVAIAALGVGTVSGQILAPLAGDLATDGERGRVVGTVASGILIGILISRTVSGLVASIAGWRAVFVVAAATAVVFALLLHRAIPSMEPKLRMPYPALIASVGRVVRQERMVRWTLVLGAIGFGVFTMFWTALTFLLSAPPFSYPVSIIGLFGLAGLAGAMAAQGAGRLQDRGWSLPATGAGWALALVAFGTAALAGHSVLVLVVAIVLLDIAVMGLTILNQTRLFAVSRQARNRINTALVTSNFIGGAIGSAAASLLWQAGGWTAVTLTGAALACLALTVWAVGRRGPLVAADAP
- a CDS encoding ATP-binding protein — encoded protein: MEPALVSEDGTAPETPTLHTTVALEGDGADIAQARHLAAQFLTRARAEHSLPVSQRAVDLTQLVVSELVTNARKYAPGPVLMDLRIVGDVVEVVVWDSGPVMPVARAADAGRVGQHGLEIVLAVAQGFEVQREPVGKRITARIALLDDPGAALAGRSPL
- a CDS encoding ribosomal protein L7/L12, translating into MLLTEVGDRKMEAVRAIRTITGLSLWDSGLLLDSAPTSAPER